A part of Aquila chrysaetos chrysaetos chromosome 14, bAquChr1.4, whole genome shotgun sequence genomic DNA contains:
- the DLEU7 gene encoding leukemia-associated protein 7 has translation MAGPAALLASIGHQAGALRALRAAAAPRPPRSPPQPSHTKTSGTGRSGPVWRGPGEQTEVREPGGAQEPEGGREAAGKSRKGGEGSGDLSPPSPGGPRPERLARRGTLREAALRSKMSRLVEATSRLVQVEETLLLPLLQQRPLPLHPKDSIEFRNICSHMALQREGQQFERDLHEAHQCLKTIIEKLICSLAVFPSDSYIPVRSALRQILQNLLAV, from the exons ATGGCCGGTCCGGCCGCCCTGCTCGCGTCCATCGGGCACCAGGCAGGGGCTCTCCGCGCCCTCCGGGCTGCCGCAGCCCCCCgtcctccccgcagccccccgcagCCTTCCCACACCAAAACCTCCGGCACCGGCAGGTCTGGCCCAGTTTGGCGCGGCCCGGGAGAGCAGACGGAGGTGCGCGAGCCTGGTGGGGCTCAGGAGccggagggagggagagaagccGCGGGGAAAAGCCGTaaggggggagaagggagcgGAGACCtgtctcctcccagcccagggGGGCCCAGGCCAGAGAGGCTGGCGAGGCGCGGGACCCTTCGAGAGGCGGCTCTGCGCAGCAAGATGTCCCGACTAGTAGAAGCGACTTCCCGGCTTGTACAAGTGGAAGAGActctcctgctccctctgctaCAGCAGCGtcctcttcctctccacccAAAA gaTAGCATTGAGTTTAGAAACATCTGTAGTCACATGGCTTTACAAAGAGAGGGGCAACAATTTGAGAGAGACTTACATGAAGCCCACCAGTGTTTGAAGACCATCATTGAGAAACTCATTTGTTCATTGGCAGTTTTCCCCTCAGATTCGTATATCCCGGTCCGATCTGCTCTGAGACAAATCCTGCAAAATCTCCTGGCAGTGTGA